In Acidimicrobiales bacterium, a single genomic region encodes these proteins:
- a CDS encoding 2'-deoxycytidine 5'-triphosphate deaminase, whose translation MLTGRVLAVQALKRAAEAGHIRTSTPIPKANFQPSSLDLRFGPVAYKLRASFLSHTSTVARGLERYAIDELAMGEGGIVLEPRRPYVIPLRESLALPEGLDGFVNPKSSAGRVDTLCRVLTDRSDSFDEIRAGYNGPLYVEIVSRTFPLLVRPDMTLVQLRLFDDVPGALDGAALAAEHERFGLVCNPETDRAMAPDLSGSSIGLSLDLRGDEHGVVGYRAKRNTEVLDFGLLDQEWRRFWEPVYRDVDEPRLVLEPEEFYLLLSQEAITIPPGLAAEMVPYDVRSGEVRTHYAGFFDPGFGYQRGKKGWGSRATLEVRAHDVPFVVEQGQRVCRMVYSHLDEHPDFVYGSEISSNYQAQIVTLSKHFTRPTSEPDAQQLTLMQGA comes from the coding sequence ATGCTGACCGGTCGGGTCCTCGCCGTGCAGGCCCTCAAGCGAGCGGCCGAGGCCGGGCACATCCGCACCAGCACCCCCATCCCCAAGGCCAACTTCCAGCCCTCCAGCCTGGACCTGCGCTTCGGGCCGGTGGCCTACAAGCTGCGGGCCAGCTTCCTCTCCCACACCTCGACCGTGGCCCGGGGCCTGGAGCGCTACGCCATCGACGAGCTGGCCATGGGGGAGGGGGGCATCGTGCTGGAGCCCCGCCGGCCCTACGTCATCCCCCTGCGGGAGTCGCTGGCCCTGCCCGAGGGGCTGGACGGCTTCGTCAACCCCAAGAGCTCCGCCGGCCGGGTCGACACCCTGTGCCGGGTGCTCACCGACCGGTCGGACTCCTTCGACGAGATCCGGGCCGGCTACAACGGGCCGCTGTACGTGGAGATCGTGTCCCGGACCTTCCCGCTGCTGGTGCGGCCGGACATGACCCTGGTCCAGCTGCGCCTGTTCGACGACGTGCCCGGGGCCCTGGACGGGGCGGCCCTGGCCGCCGAGCACGAGCGCTTCGGCCTGGTCTGCAACCCGGAGACCGACCGGGCCATGGCCCCCGACCTGTCGGGCAGCAGCATCGGCCTGTCGCTGGACCTGCGGGGCGACGAGCACGGCGTGGTCGGCTACCGGGCCAAGCGCAACACCGAGGTCCTGGACTTCGGCCTGCTGGACCAGGAGTGGCGCCGCTTCTGGGAGCCGGTCTACCGGGACGTGGACGAGCCCCGCCTGGTGCTGGAGCCGGAGGAGTTCTACCTGCTGCTGTCGCAGGAGGCCATCACCATCCCGCCGGGGCTGGCGGCCGAGATGGTGCCCTACGACGTGCGCAGCGGCGAGGTCCGCACCCACTACGCCGGGTTCTTCGACCCCGGGTTCGGCTACCAGCGGGGCAAGAAGGGGTGGGGGAGCCGGGCCACCCTGGAGGTGCGGGCCCACGACGTGCCCTTCGTGGTCGAGCAGGGCCAACGGGTGTGCCGGATGGTCTACAGCCACCTGGACGAGCACCCGGACTTCGTCTACGGCAGCGAGATCTCGTCCAACTACCAGGCCCAGATCGTGACCCTCAGCAAGCACTTCACCCGCCCCACCAGCGAGCCCGATGCCCAGCAGCTCACCCTCATGCAGGGCGCCTAG